In Oncorhynchus nerka isolate Pitt River linkage group LG21, Oner_Uvic_2.0, whole genome shotgun sequence, the following are encoded in one genomic region:
- the LOC115103725 gene encoding ATPase family AAA domain-containing protein 5-like isoform X2, whose amino-acid sequence MPTAMGEARVEEEDQCRTMLITGPPGVGKTASVYACAQELGFKVFDVNASSQHSGRHVLTQLKEATQSHLGEIQGSTTFKPSSQ is encoded by the exons ATGCCAACAGcaatg GGAGAGGctagagtggaggaggaagatCAGTGTCGCACCATGCTGATCACAGGACCTCCAGGGGTAGGCAAGACTGCCTCAGTATATGCCTGCGCTCAGGAGCTGGGCTTCAAG GTGTTCGACGTGAACGCCTCCTCCCAGCACAGTGGTCGCCACGTCCTGACTCAACTGAAGGAGGCCACCCAATCTCACCTGGGGGAGATCCAGGGAAGCACCACCTTCAAACCGTCATCTCAGTAG
- the LOC115103725 gene encoding ATPase family AAA domain-containing protein 5-like isoform X1 has protein sequence MPTAMGEARVEEEDQCRTMLITGPPGVGKTASVYACAQELGFKVRVFDVNASSQHSGRHVLTQLKEATQSHLGEIQGSTTFKPSSQ, from the exons ATGCCAACAGcaatg GGAGAGGctagagtggaggaggaagatCAGTGTCGCACCATGCTGATCACAGGACCTCCAGGGGTAGGCAAGACTGCCTCAGTATATGCCTGCGCTCAGGAGCTGGGCTTCAAGGTCAGG GTGTTCGACGTGAACGCCTCCTCCCAGCACAGTGGTCGCCACGTCCTGACTCAACTGAAGGAGGCCACCCAATCTCACCTGGGGGAGATCCAGGGAAGCACCACCTTCAAACCGTCATCTCAGTAG
- the LOC115103727 gene encoding polycomb protein suz12-B-like isoform X1 — MFVSSAWMHHLQHSGEVMSGTSCKANGAVYPASTTVMTTVKKPKMEQIQADHELFLQAFEKPTQIYRFLRTRNLIAPIFLHRTLTFMTHRNTRTNAKRKTFKVDDMLLRVEKMKGEQESHSLSSHLQLTFTGFFHKDEKPSQNSENEQGSVSLEVLLVKVCHKKRKDVSCPVKQVPTGKKQVPLNPDCSKQTKPGSLPSLLVSSNEFEPSNSHMVKSYSLLFRVLRTGRRDMNGLVNGEANENIDVTEVPSRKKRSSTHREDGETTETFVAQMTVFDKNRRLQLLDGEYEVSMQGMEDCPVSKKRATWETILDGKRLPPFETFSQGPTLQFTLRWTGDASDKSTAPVAKPLATRNSDGSSPMESRPSTLKSTPLAVKASVSTDIQMKKEQILCEPRQKLRIFYQFLYNNNTRQQTEARDDLHCPWCTLNCRKLYSLLKHLKQSHSRFIFNYVPHPKGARIDVSINECYDGSYVGNPQDIHSQPGFAFSRNGPVKRTAVTHVLVCRPKRTKPSLSEFLESEDGELEQQRTYVSGHNRLYFHSDSCMPLRPQEMDVDSEDERDPEWLREKTATQLEEFTDVNEGEKEVMKLWNLHVMKHGYVPKSCGFIADNQMNQASMQFVEKCGAYIARRNLCRNFLLHLVSMHDFNLVSVATIDRAMSRLRHIQEELPDAGADDQADRALMEGACNGTAIACSSGGGGGTKHGKRTKSSVTD, encoded by the exons ATGTTTGTTTCATCTGCATGGATGCACCATTTACAGCATTCAGGTGAAGTCATGAGTGGGACCAGTTGTAAAGCGAACGGCGCCGTCTACCCGGCCTCGACAACTGTAATGACCACGGTGAAGAAGCCGAAGATGGAGCAGATTCAAGCAGACCATGAGTTGTTTCTACAGGCCTTTGAAA AACCAACTCAAATCTACAGATTTCTCCGCACAAGGAACCTGATTGCA CCTATATTCTTGCACAGGACTCTTACCTTCATGACCCACAGAAACACTCGAACAAATGCCAAAAG GAAAACGTTCAAGGTGGATGACATGCTGCTCAGAGTTGAGAAGATGAAGGGAGAGCAGGAATCTCACAG CTTGTCCTCGCACCTGCAGCTTACCTTCACTGGATTCTTCCATAAGGATG AAAAGCCATCTCAGAATTCAGAAAACGAACAAGGCTCGGTCTCTCTAGAGGTGCTACTTGTCAAAGTCTGCCATAAAAAACGAAAG GATGTCAGCTGCCCGGTGAAGCAAGTGCCTACAGGTAAAAAGCAAGTGCCTTTAAATCCTGACTGCAGCAAACAAACCAAGCCCGGCTCCCTGCCCTCCCTGCTGGTGTCCAGTAACGAGTTTGAGCCCAGCAACAGCCACATGGTCAAGTCCTACTCGCTCCTGTTCAGGGTCTTACGCACCGGGAGGAGGGACATGAACGGCCTTGTGAACGGCGAGGCCAACGAAAACATAG ATGTGACAGAGGTGCCCAGCAGAAAGAAGAGAAGCTCCACccacagagaagatggagagaccACAGAGACCTTTGTTGCACAGATGACCGTCTTTGACAAGAACAG GAGATTACAGCTGCTGGATGGGGAGTATGAAGTGTCCATGCAAGGGATGGAGGACTGCCCCGTCAGCAAGAAACGAGCCACATGGGAAACCATTCTGGATGGGAAG AGGCTGCCACCGTTCGAGACGTTCTCTCAGGGACCCACGCTGCAGTTCACTCTGCGCTGGACAGGCGACGCCAGTGACAAGTCCACAGCCCCCGTGGCCAAGCCCCTGGCCACACGCAACTCTGACGGCTCCAGCCCCATGGAGAGCAGGCCCAGCACACTCAAATCTACCCCCCTGG CTGTGAAGGCCTCTGTCAGCACAGATATCCAGATGAAAAAAGAACAGATCCTGTGTGAACCCAGGCAGAAACTGCGTATATTTTACCAG TTCCTGTACAACAACAACACGCGGCAGCAGACAGAGGCTAGAGACGACCTCCACTGTCCCTGGTGCACTCTGAACTGTAGGAAGCTTTACAGCCTGCTGAAACACCTCAAACAGTCCCATAGCCGCTTCATTTTCAATTACGTG CCTCACCCTAAAGGTGCTAGGATAGACGTGTCCATCAATGAGTGCTACGACGGCTCCTACGTGGGCAACCCCCAGGACATTCACAGCCAGCCCGGCTTCGCTTTCAGCCGCAACGGCCCCGTCAAGAGGACTGCCGTTACACACGTACTGGTGTGCAG GCCCAAGCGGACGAAGCCCAGCCTGTCAGAGTTCCTGGAGTCTGAGGACGGGGAGCTGGAGCAGCAGAGGACCTACGTGAGCGGACACAACCGCCTGTACTTCCACAGTGACAGCTGCATGCCCCTCAGACCCCAGGAGATGGACGTGGACAGCGAGGACGAGAGAGACCCTGAGTGGCTGCGAGAAAAGACCGCCACG CAACTGGAGGAGTTCACAGACGTCAACGAGGGCGAGAAGGAGGTGATGAAGCTGTGGAACCTGCACGTCATGAAGCATGGGTATGTACCTAAAAGCTGTGG CTTCATAGCCGACAACCAGATGAACCAGGCCAGCATGCAGTTCGTGGAGAAGTGCGGCGCCTACATCGCCCGCCGCAACCTCTGCCGCAACTTTCTGCTGCACCTGGTCAGCATGCACGACTTCAACCTGGTCTCCGTGGCCACCATCGACCGCGCCATGTCCCGCCTCCGCCACATCCAGGAGGAGCTGCCCGACGCCGGGGCCGACGACCAGGCTGACCGGGCCCTCATGGAGGGCGCCTGCAATGGCACCGCAATCGCCTGCAGCTCTGGCGGGGGTGGTGGGACCAAGCACGGCAAGAGGACAAAAAGCTccgtgactgactga
- the LOC115103727 gene encoding polycomb protein suz12-B-like isoform X3: protein MSGTSCKANGAVYPASTTVMTTVKKPKMEQIQADHELFLQAFEKPTQIYRFLRTRNLIAPIFLHRTLTFMTHRNTRTNAKRKTFKVDDMLLRVEKMKGEQESHSLSSHLQLTFTGFFHKDEKPSQNSENEQGSVSLEVLLVKVCHKKRKDVSCPVKQVPTGKKQVPLNPDCSKQTKPGSLPSLLVSSNEFEPSNSHMVKSYSLLFRVLRTGRRDMNGLVNGEANENIDVTEVPSRKKRSSTHREDGETTETFVAQMTVFDKNRRLQLLDGEYEVSMQGMEDCPVSKKRATWETILDGKRLPPFETFSQGPTLQFTLRWTGDASDKSTAPVAKPLATRNSDGSSPMESRPSTLKSTPLAVKASVSTDIQMKKEQILCEPRQKLRIFYQFLYNNNTRQQTEARDDLHCPWCTLNCRKLYSLLKHLKQSHSRFIFNYVPHPKGARIDVSINECYDGSYVGNPQDIHSQPGFAFSRNGPVKRTAVTHVLVCRPKRTKPSLSEFLESEDGELEQQRTYVSGHNRLYFHSDSCMPLRPQEMDVDSEDERDPEWLREKTATQLEEFTDVNEGEKEVMKLWNLHVMKHGYVPKSCGFIADNQMNQASMQFVEKCGAYIARRNLCRNFLLHLVSMHDFNLVSVATIDRAMSRLRHIQEELPDAGADDQADRALMEGACNGTAIACSSGGGGGTKHGKRTKSSVTD from the exons ATGAGTGGGACCAGTTGTAAAGCGAACGGCGCCGTCTACCCGGCCTCGACAACTGTAATGACCACGGTGAAGAAGCCGAAGATGGAGCAGATTCAAGCAGACCATGAGTTGTTTCTACAGGCCTTTGAAA AACCAACTCAAATCTACAGATTTCTCCGCACAAGGAACCTGATTGCA CCTATATTCTTGCACAGGACTCTTACCTTCATGACCCACAGAAACACTCGAACAAATGCCAAAAG GAAAACGTTCAAGGTGGATGACATGCTGCTCAGAGTTGAGAAGATGAAGGGAGAGCAGGAATCTCACAG CTTGTCCTCGCACCTGCAGCTTACCTTCACTGGATTCTTCCATAAGGATG AAAAGCCATCTCAGAATTCAGAAAACGAACAAGGCTCGGTCTCTCTAGAGGTGCTACTTGTCAAAGTCTGCCATAAAAAACGAAAG GATGTCAGCTGCCCGGTGAAGCAAGTGCCTACAGGTAAAAAGCAAGTGCCTTTAAATCCTGACTGCAGCAAACAAACCAAGCCCGGCTCCCTGCCCTCCCTGCTGGTGTCCAGTAACGAGTTTGAGCCCAGCAACAGCCACATGGTCAAGTCCTACTCGCTCCTGTTCAGGGTCTTACGCACCGGGAGGAGGGACATGAACGGCCTTGTGAACGGCGAGGCCAACGAAAACATAG ATGTGACAGAGGTGCCCAGCAGAAAGAAGAGAAGCTCCACccacagagaagatggagagaccACAGAGACCTTTGTTGCACAGATGACCGTCTTTGACAAGAACAG GAGATTACAGCTGCTGGATGGGGAGTATGAAGTGTCCATGCAAGGGATGGAGGACTGCCCCGTCAGCAAGAAACGAGCCACATGGGAAACCATTCTGGATGGGAAG AGGCTGCCACCGTTCGAGACGTTCTCTCAGGGACCCACGCTGCAGTTCACTCTGCGCTGGACAGGCGACGCCAGTGACAAGTCCACAGCCCCCGTGGCCAAGCCCCTGGCCACACGCAACTCTGACGGCTCCAGCCCCATGGAGAGCAGGCCCAGCACACTCAAATCTACCCCCCTGG CTGTGAAGGCCTCTGTCAGCACAGATATCCAGATGAAAAAAGAACAGATCCTGTGTGAACCCAGGCAGAAACTGCGTATATTTTACCAG TTCCTGTACAACAACAACACGCGGCAGCAGACAGAGGCTAGAGACGACCTCCACTGTCCCTGGTGCACTCTGAACTGTAGGAAGCTTTACAGCCTGCTGAAACACCTCAAACAGTCCCATAGCCGCTTCATTTTCAATTACGTG CCTCACCCTAAAGGTGCTAGGATAGACGTGTCCATCAATGAGTGCTACGACGGCTCCTACGTGGGCAACCCCCAGGACATTCACAGCCAGCCCGGCTTCGCTTTCAGCCGCAACGGCCCCGTCAAGAGGACTGCCGTTACACACGTACTGGTGTGCAG GCCCAAGCGGACGAAGCCCAGCCTGTCAGAGTTCCTGGAGTCTGAGGACGGGGAGCTGGAGCAGCAGAGGACCTACGTGAGCGGACACAACCGCCTGTACTTCCACAGTGACAGCTGCATGCCCCTCAGACCCCAGGAGATGGACGTGGACAGCGAGGACGAGAGAGACCCTGAGTGGCTGCGAGAAAAGACCGCCACG CAACTGGAGGAGTTCACAGACGTCAACGAGGGCGAGAAGGAGGTGATGAAGCTGTGGAACCTGCACGTCATGAAGCATGGGTATGTACCTAAAAGCTGTGG CTTCATAGCCGACAACCAGATGAACCAGGCCAGCATGCAGTTCGTGGAGAAGTGCGGCGCCTACATCGCCCGCCGCAACCTCTGCCGCAACTTTCTGCTGCACCTGGTCAGCATGCACGACTTCAACCTGGTCTCCGTGGCCACCATCGACCGCGCCATGTCCCGCCTCCGCCACATCCAGGAGGAGCTGCCCGACGCCGGGGCCGACGACCAGGCTGACCGGGCCCTCATGGAGGGCGCCTGCAATGGCACCGCAATCGCCTGCAGCTCTGGCGGGGGTGGTGGGACCAAGCACGGCAAGAGGACAAAAAGCTccgtgactgactga
- the LOC115103727 gene encoding polycomb protein suz12-B-like isoform X2, with the protein MHHLQHSGEVMSGTSCKANGAVYPASTTVMTTVKKPKMEQIQADHELFLQAFEKPTQIYRFLRTRNLIAPIFLHRTLTFMTHRNTRTNAKRKTFKVDDMLLRVEKMKGEQESHSLSSHLQLTFTGFFHKDEKPSQNSENEQGSVSLEVLLVKVCHKKRKDVSCPVKQVPTGKKQVPLNPDCSKQTKPGSLPSLLVSSNEFEPSNSHMVKSYSLLFRVLRTGRRDMNGLVNGEANENIDVTEVPSRKKRSSTHREDGETTETFVAQMTVFDKNRRLQLLDGEYEVSMQGMEDCPVSKKRATWETILDGKRLPPFETFSQGPTLQFTLRWTGDASDKSTAPVAKPLATRNSDGSSPMESRPSTLKSTPLAVKASVSTDIQMKKEQILCEPRQKLRIFYQFLYNNNTRQQTEARDDLHCPWCTLNCRKLYSLLKHLKQSHSRFIFNYVPHPKGARIDVSINECYDGSYVGNPQDIHSQPGFAFSRNGPVKRTAVTHVLVCRPKRTKPSLSEFLESEDGELEQQRTYVSGHNRLYFHSDSCMPLRPQEMDVDSEDERDPEWLREKTATQLEEFTDVNEGEKEVMKLWNLHVMKHGFIADNQMNQASMQFVEKCGAYIARRNLCRNFLLHLVSMHDFNLVSVATIDRAMSRLRHIQEELPDAGADDQADRALMEGACNGTAIACSSGGGGGTKHGKRTKSSVTD; encoded by the exons ATGCACCATTTACAGCATTCAGGTGAAGTCATGAGTGGGACCAGTTGTAAAGCGAACGGCGCCGTCTACCCGGCCTCGACAACTGTAATGACCACGGTGAAGAAGCCGAAGATGGAGCAGATTCAAGCAGACCATGAGTTGTTTCTACAGGCCTTTGAAA AACCAACTCAAATCTACAGATTTCTCCGCACAAGGAACCTGATTGCA CCTATATTCTTGCACAGGACTCTTACCTTCATGACCCACAGAAACACTCGAACAAATGCCAAAAG GAAAACGTTCAAGGTGGATGACATGCTGCTCAGAGTTGAGAAGATGAAGGGAGAGCAGGAATCTCACAG CTTGTCCTCGCACCTGCAGCTTACCTTCACTGGATTCTTCCATAAGGATG AAAAGCCATCTCAGAATTCAGAAAACGAACAAGGCTCGGTCTCTCTAGAGGTGCTACTTGTCAAAGTCTGCCATAAAAAACGAAAG GATGTCAGCTGCCCGGTGAAGCAAGTGCCTACAGGTAAAAAGCAAGTGCCTTTAAATCCTGACTGCAGCAAACAAACCAAGCCCGGCTCCCTGCCCTCCCTGCTGGTGTCCAGTAACGAGTTTGAGCCCAGCAACAGCCACATGGTCAAGTCCTACTCGCTCCTGTTCAGGGTCTTACGCACCGGGAGGAGGGACATGAACGGCCTTGTGAACGGCGAGGCCAACGAAAACATAG ATGTGACAGAGGTGCCCAGCAGAAAGAAGAGAAGCTCCACccacagagaagatggagagaccACAGAGACCTTTGTTGCACAGATGACCGTCTTTGACAAGAACAG GAGATTACAGCTGCTGGATGGGGAGTATGAAGTGTCCATGCAAGGGATGGAGGACTGCCCCGTCAGCAAGAAACGAGCCACATGGGAAACCATTCTGGATGGGAAG AGGCTGCCACCGTTCGAGACGTTCTCTCAGGGACCCACGCTGCAGTTCACTCTGCGCTGGACAGGCGACGCCAGTGACAAGTCCACAGCCCCCGTGGCCAAGCCCCTGGCCACACGCAACTCTGACGGCTCCAGCCCCATGGAGAGCAGGCCCAGCACACTCAAATCTACCCCCCTGG CTGTGAAGGCCTCTGTCAGCACAGATATCCAGATGAAAAAAGAACAGATCCTGTGTGAACCCAGGCAGAAACTGCGTATATTTTACCAG TTCCTGTACAACAACAACACGCGGCAGCAGACAGAGGCTAGAGACGACCTCCACTGTCCCTGGTGCACTCTGAACTGTAGGAAGCTTTACAGCCTGCTGAAACACCTCAAACAGTCCCATAGCCGCTTCATTTTCAATTACGTG CCTCACCCTAAAGGTGCTAGGATAGACGTGTCCATCAATGAGTGCTACGACGGCTCCTACGTGGGCAACCCCCAGGACATTCACAGCCAGCCCGGCTTCGCTTTCAGCCGCAACGGCCCCGTCAAGAGGACTGCCGTTACACACGTACTGGTGTGCAG GCCCAAGCGGACGAAGCCCAGCCTGTCAGAGTTCCTGGAGTCTGAGGACGGGGAGCTGGAGCAGCAGAGGACCTACGTGAGCGGACACAACCGCCTGTACTTCCACAGTGACAGCTGCATGCCCCTCAGACCCCAGGAGATGGACGTGGACAGCGAGGACGAGAGAGACCCTGAGTGGCTGCGAGAAAAGACCGCCACG CAACTGGAGGAGTTCACAGACGTCAACGAGGGCGAGAAGGAGGTGATGAAGCTGTGGAACCTGCACGTCATGAAGCATGG CTTCATAGCCGACAACCAGATGAACCAGGCCAGCATGCAGTTCGTGGAGAAGTGCGGCGCCTACATCGCCCGCCGCAACCTCTGCCGCAACTTTCTGCTGCACCTGGTCAGCATGCACGACTTCAACCTGGTCTCCGTGGCCACCATCGACCGCGCCATGTCCCGCCTCCGCCACATCCAGGAGGAGCTGCCCGACGCCGGGGCCGACGACCAGGCTGACCGGGCCCTCATGGAGGGCGCCTGCAATGGCACCGCAATCGCCTGCAGCTCTGGCGGGGGTGGTGGGACCAAGCACGGCAAGAGGACAAAAAGCTccgtgactgactga